Proteins encoded in a region of the Podospora pseudopauciseta strain CBS 411.78 chromosome 6, whole genome shotgun sequence genome:
- the KCS1 gene encoding inositol polyphosphate kinase kcs1 (EggNog:ENOG503NU2Z; COG:I; COG:K; COG:T; BUSCO:EOG09260PJ9), which translates to MSNSPCPPENAAPAALVSPERATGTCSSSSSSSPPAPPPPPPPPPAIPPAPPLPPALSSAPHPGPDSINTDAPPPPPAPGPALGSPPATQEEATSSTVPPPPATPAPQHGTTHADQIKYARGPAVLQRPQGPSLLTQALATARGIPRHSSSSHIDSSTAASQSAVDSSHHPPSNRDVKPRDPRHGPPHHGEGDILAQRVSPRKPTMPSLTSVATTVAPPAFGRLDIDLGEVNSMLNGHREFLAKTKDREGDFKNRLGNRANTFAADTPSGHALFTDSPTAMYDGHADENTAIEERPVLRTWKTEHRVSLGPEKAWSIGTGEIDSDGDSGQVEKSITQALAGHEPNARSRKASHSLRFFKEGLPEEKVKRKETRPSTHREKTGDIAHEGEGLLKEGDVNKTKTRDLDDKTPTAKGPPRAKTTPAGLRTPDAVGTIEEAPEDYFVSKHMETSLHASPVKPAKSPCKLAAHDQQHVEPTEPCSGGLELRRESDASTGGGDSAVDEGDESGEEKISSAVFVPHQAPPEQPTEHGPVPGAPPRSVPARTQSRHDDFHPWLVKADEPEFDEHGKPIDRKLKSEPTQSSSVAPELDITQPAGPAAAVESRDVSVKPSRPVSQYHEEAVHDHQLEPTQPLEAIELIPYKHQVGGHTTLWRFSKRAVCKQLNNRENEFYEKIEHYHRDLLAFLPRYIGVLNVTFQKQSRRKSTMKRDDHAVDRHRPDGDSKANGTSRTSHEADPPTDRPRMISQSLQNNQGQIPTVTFVDNQHILPRSLLQPSLPSPPSLGGRFRSSSASTLPHSETAPQDVPVTPTKTALTRPSLSDRHANSWGATTVNKRLRNEVFNDAFLKQPIAIHRHRKGHQRPMPRRTLQQSLRPTGSDPSLAESHEKRAQAAREAAERTLSASSLAQTQSDLGHIDAFCDAEGEEDESAPKDVTGTSAPEPEIFGGSSPAALKKKRRYSGTGLRRKPDDVRDDRGNLKYFEEADEVVYKGTRDEIVPNPKTPVKANAPTPPAEQPVEATINGGGEVQHPNAFVSAITSAATSALPSPTSEFKKIPRPINPKEAQTQSDSRVEYFLLLEDLTAGMKRPCIMDLKMGTRQYGVDANPKKQQSQKGKCAKTTSRELGVRVCGLQVWDVQTQSYVFRDKYYGRTLKKGGEFQGALTRFLYDGVDPASILRHIPTVLRKLDELEVIVGRLKGYRFYAASLLMFYDGDTSADASNGYETAAIDDSTTDFATDTEEAPRRQKKSKRDIDFKIADFANCITPYDPMEDKACPPRHPGEPDRGFMRGLHSLRMYFLKIQRDTRAQMGLVSSGNGEAMGYPEDYDDEGSVSE; encoded by the exons ATGTCCAACTCGCCCTGTCCACCCGAAAATGCCGCACCCGCTGCTCTGGTGAGCCCCGAAAGGGCTACCGGTAcctgttcttcttcctcttcttcatcaccaccagctcctcctccccctcctcccccaccgcccgccatccctcctgctccccctctccctcccgccTTGTCGTCTGCGCCTCACCCCGGCCCCGACTCTATTAATACCGAcgcaccccctcctccacctgcaCCCGGTCCGGCCCTCGGTTCTCCTCCCGCaacacaagaagaagcaacatcctcgacggtaccaccaccaccagcgacACCAGCACCGCAGCACGGCACCACCCATGCAGATCAGATTAAATATGCCCGGGGTCCTGCCGTTCTACAGAGACCACAGGGCCCCTCCCTGCTGACCCAAGCCCTCGCGACAGCCCGTGGCATCCCTCGAcattcctcatcttcccaTATAGattcctccaccgccgccagccaGTCCGCTGTCGACTCCTCacaccatcctccctcgAACCGTGACGTCAAACCTCGAGATCCCCGTCATGGCCCGCCGCATCACGGAGAAGGTGATATTCTAGCGCAGCGAGTCTCTCCCCGAAAGCCGACCATGCCTTCATTGACCTCTGTGGCCACCACGGTGGCGCCACCTGCTTTTGGCAGGCTGGACATTGATCTCGGCGAGGTCAACTCAATGCTCAACGGCCACCGCGAGTTTCTGGCCAAGACCAAAGATCGAGAGGGGGACTTCAAGAATCGCCTTGGCAATCGGGCCAACACCTTTGCTGCCGATACACCCAGCGGCCATGCCCTTTTCACCGACTCACCTACCGCCATGTACGATGGACATGCCGACGAGAACACTGCAATCGAAGAGCGGCCCGTCCTCAGGACTTGGAAGACGGAGCACAGGGTGTCTTTGGGGCCCGAAAAGGCCTGGTCTATCGGAACGGGAGAGATTGACAGTGACGGGGACAGCGGTCAGGTTGAAAAGTCTATTACCCAGGCCTTGGCCGGACATGAGCCGAATGCGCGCAGTCGGAAAGCCAGTCACAGCCTGCGATTCTTCAAAGAAGGTCTCCCAGAAGAGAAAGTGAAACGGAAAGAGACCCGGCCTTCCACCCATCGAGAGAAGACAGGGGATATCGCCCACGAAGGTGAAGGACTACTCAAAGAAGGCGATGTCAACAAAACCAAGACTCGTGATCTTGATGACAAGACTCCCACGGCCAAAGGGCCACCGCGGGCCAAGACGACCCCGGCCGGACTGCGCACGCCTGACGCAGTTGGGACAATCGAAGAAGCCCCGGAAGATTATTTTGTTTCCAAGCACATGGAAACCTCACTTCACGCCAGCCCTGTGAAGCCAGCAAAGTCGCCTTGCAAGCTTGCTGCCCATGACCAACAACATGTGGAGCCGACTGAGCCATGTTCTGGCGGGTTGGAACTGCGTCGGGAGTCGGATGCCAGCACCGGAGGCGGGGATAGTGCGGTTGATGAGGGCGACGAGTCGGGAGAGGAAAAGATCTCGTCGGCAGTGTTCGTCCCGCATCAAGCGCCCCCCGAACAGCCAACAGAGCACGGCCCAGTGCCTGGTGCGCCCCCTAGGAGTGTGCCGGCACGAACCCAGTCTCGACATGACGATTTTCATCCGTGGCTTGTCAAAGCTGACGAGCCAGAGTTTGACGAACACGGGAAGCCAATAGACAGAAAACTCAAGTCTGAACCTACCCAAAGCTCTAGTGTAGCACCTGAACTAGACATCACTCAACCTGCCGGCCCGGCGGCTGCTGTTGAAAGCAGAGATGTATCTGTCAAGCCATCCCGTCCAGTCTCCCAGTATCATGAAGAAGCCGTCCATGACCATCAGCTGGAGCCCACGCAGCCACTAGAGGCCATTGAGCTGATTCCATACAAGCATCAAGTTGGCGGCCATACCACTCTGTGGAGGTTCTCCAAGCGAGCTGTCTGTAAGCAGCTGAACAACAGAGAAAATGAGTTTTACGAAAAGATTGAGCACTACCATCGCGATCTTCTTGCCTTCCTCCCGAG ATATATTGGGGTGTTGAATGTCACATTTCAGAAACAGTCTCGTCGCAAGTCAACCATGAAAAGAGATGATCATGCAGTGGACCGTCATCGCCCAGATGGCGACTCGAAGGCGAACGGGACAAGCCGGACTTCTCACGAAGCTGACCCCCCCACTGATCGCCCCAGAATGATCAGCCAATCACTGCAGAACAACCAAGGCCAGATTCCTACAGTTACGTTTGTTGACAATCAGCATATTCTGCCTCGAAGTCTCCTCCAGCCCTCGTTGCCGAGTCCGCCAAGCCTGGGCGGAAGATTTAGGAGTTCGTCGGCATCAACACTTCCGCACAGCGAGACAGCGCCGCAAGATGTACCCGTGACACCCACCAAGACTGCGCTGACGCGCCCCAGTCTTTCCGACCGGCATGCCAACAGCTGGGGCGCCACCACGGTGAACAAGAGACTCCGGAATGAGGTCTTCAATGATGCCTTCCTCAAGCAGCCGATTGCGATTCATCGGCACCGCAAGGGACACCAGCGTCCAATGCCGAGGCGTACCCTTCAGCAGTCACTTCGCCCGACCGGATCAGATCCGAGTCTAGCAGAGTCTCACGAGAAGAGGGCCCAGGCAGCCAGAGAGGCTGCTGAGCGTACACTGAGTGCAAGCTCCTTGGCGCAGACACAGAGTGATCTCGGTCACATTGACGCATTCTGCGAcgcagagggcgaggaggacgagagTGCACCCAAGGATGTCACGGGAACTAGTGCTCCAGAGCCTGAAATCTTCGGAGGATCGTCGCCCGCAGCTCTTAAGAAGAAGCGCCGGTACTCTGGGACGGGCCTGCGTCGAAAGCCGGACGATGTCCGCGACGATCGTGGCAACCTGAAGTATTTCGAAGAGGCGGACGAGGTTGTCTACAAGGGTACCCGTGACGAGATTGTGCCCAACCCCAAGACTCCCGTGAAAGCGAAtgctcccacccccccagcaGAACAACCAGTTGAGGCGACCATcaatgggggtggtgaagttCAGCATCCCAATGCCTTTGTCTCGGCCATCACCTCGGCTGCCACTTCGGCGCTCCCAAGTCCAACTTCCGAGTTCAAGAAGATTCCCCGGCCTATCAACCCTAAGGAGGCTCAAACGCAGAGCGACTCCCGCGTCGAGTACTTTTTGCTCCTGGAGGACTTGACGGCAGGCATGAAGAGGCCTTGCATCATGGATCTGAAGATGGGCACCCGGCAGTATGGCGTGGATGCGAACCCCAAGAAGCAGCAATCGCAGAAAGGCAAGTGTGCCAAGACCACATCTCGCGAACTGGGCGTCAGGGTCTGCGGGCTTCAGGTGTGGGACGTTCAGACGCAGAGCTATGTTTTTAGGGACAAGTACTACGGCCGGACTCTGAAGAAGGGAGGAGAGTTCCAGGGTGCACTGACACGGTTTTTGTATGACGGTGTTGACCCGGCCAGTATTCTTCGACATATTCCCACTGTTCTCCGGAAGCTGGATGAGCTGGAGGTGATCGTGGGCAGGTTGAAGGGGTACCGGTTCTACGCGGCGAGTCTGCTCATGTTTTACGACGGTGACACTTCGGCGGACGCCAGCAATGGCTACGAAACCGCAGCCATCGACGACTCGACAACTGATTTCGCGACGGACACGGAGGAGGCCCCGAGGAgacagaagaagagcaagcgGGATATTGATTTCAAGATTGCCGACTTTGCCAACTGCATCACGCCGTATGATCCGATGGAGGACAAGGCCTGCCCACCGAGGCACCCCGGAGAGCCAGACAGAGGGTTCATGCGGGGTTTGCACAGCTTGAGGATGTACTTCCTCAAGATTCAGCGAGACACGAGGGCCcagatggggttggtgtcgtCAGGAAATGGGGAAGCGATGGGATATCCGGAGGATTACGATGATGAGGGGTCCGTTAGTGAGTAA
- a CDS encoding hypothetical protein (EggNog:ENOG503NZ8U), with product MPRQLVLFGRPVPRLGSRHVSLIFVCLGLFALLSLLFSFPSDQVAATVPTDSKPKAGGHKFGIPKSLKSPWLKKLNPFKPPSHKPERQKNDTDGESSWYSDWRWLTMPFSSSITLDEDRAVLPVLGKRTPIYCYYDTSVEKGKGDREVESELLLAWRRAWWAKGFQPTILSPAEAMNNPLYEELQKVEGMTEGLRTDLMRWLAWDNMGGGLLASYLLFPMGGHDDALLGYLRRGEFPTLTRWEGLDDGLFVGPKGEVEKAIRLAMGSPHVGVVKGLLGTVQEKSDDPFSVDTNPKALAFYSARNIETKYSKIGEEITAARVAGMKKLNRLINAHLHLAWQNTYFKGISVVKPLPHHTTHLIKPAYKLARRLSHCPESPLPSTCPPNTKKCTPCDDTKPLDVTTPAHYVNDSGIFTIGTVPHPLTMLTLSSLNSDLTIPFIRRHTDRDPWIYDLTNGISPKGIPASARVLKFKEIVASEPTSASSLWLQAENTAALSDSDLDWIFGFEIASEASYPNEEGGDNNGLPPMHDAKFGAVPEERELEMERTLLEKVKKVVLEKKERLSGEGKVIKEAVEAWNLADGEAWRFVRAWVGRGQVERRRWEGEERRFVGGMGSEKRRDG from the coding sequence ATGCCTCGACAACTTGTCTTGTTTGGGCGGCCGGTGCCCAGGTTGGGATCGAGACATGTATCGCTGATATTTGTCTGCCTGGGGCTGTTTGCGCTGCTCAGCCTGCTCTTCAGCTTCCCCAGCGACCAGGTGGCGGCAACCGTACCGACGGACTCGAAACCGAAGGCGGGGGGGCACAAATTCGGGATACCCAAATCGTTGAAAAGTCCGtggttgaagaagctgaacCCGTTCAAGCCGCCGTCGCACAAGCCGGAGAGGCAAAAGAATGACACCGATGGGGAGTCGTCGTGGTATTCGGATTGGAGGTGGCTTACCATGCCGTTCAGCAGCTCGATTACCCTTGACGAGGACAGGGCTGTGCTGCCGGTGCTGGGGAAGAGAACCCCGATTTATTGCTACTATGACACGAGcgtggagaaggggaaaggggatagggaggtggagagcgAGTTGCTTCTTGcgtggaggagggcttggTGGGCGAAGGGGTTTCAGCCTACTATTTTGAGCCCGGCGGAGGCGATGAATAACCCTCTGTATGAGGAGTTGcagaaggtggaggggatgacggaggggttgaggacggatttgatgaggtggttggCGTGGGATAATATGGGGGGGGGCCTGCTGGCGAGTTATCTGTTGTTTCCCATGGGGGGGCATGATGATGCTCTGCTTGGGtatttgaggaggggggagtttCCGACGCTGacgaggtgggaggggttggatgatgggttgtttgttgggccgaagggggaggtggagaaggcgaTTAGGCTTGCGATGGGGAGTCCGCatgttggggtggtgaaggggctGTTGGGGACGGTTCAGGAGAAGAGTGATGATCCGTTTAGTGTTGATACTAACCCGAAGGCGTTGGCGTTTTATTCGGCGAGGAATATCGAGACAAAGTACTCCAagattggggaggagatTACTGCTGCGAGGGTCGCCGGGATGAAGAAGCTCAACCGGCTTATCAACGCCCACCTTCACCTCGCGTGGCAGAATACGTATTTCAAAGGCATCTCGGTCGTCAAACCGCTACCTCACCACACGACCCATCTGATCAAACCGGCATACAAACTCGCCCGGCGGCTCTCTCATTGTCCCGAGTCGCCGTTGCCGAGCACATGCCCCCCGAACACGAAGAAATGCACACCGTGCGACGACACCAAGCCCCTCGACGTCACCACCCCGGCTCACTACGTCAATGACAGTGGCATCTTCACCATTGGCACCGTCCCCCACCCGCTGACGATGCTCACTCTCTCCTCGCTCAACTCGGACCTGACAATCCCTTTTATCAGGCGGCACACGGATCGCGACCCCTGGATTTACGACCTCACGAATGGCATCTCTCCCAAGGGCATCCCGGCCTCTGCGCGCGTGCTCAAATTCAAGGAGATTGTCGCCTCGGAACCGACGTCTGCTTCTTCGCTTTGGTTACAGGCGGAAAACACGGCCGCGTTGAGTGATAGTGACCTGGACTGGATTTTTGGGTTTGAGATTGCTAGTGAGGCTTCGTATCCTaatgaggaagggggggataaCAATGGGCTGCCGCCGATGCATGACGCGAAATTCGGGGCGGtgccggaggagagggagttggagatggaaCGGACGCTGctggagaaggtgaagaaggtggtgctggagaagaaggagaggttgagcggggaggggaaggtgattaaggaggcggtggaggcgtgGAATCTGGCGGACGGGGAGGCGTGGAGGTTTGTGAGGGCTTGGGTTGGACGGGggcaggtggagaggaggaggtgggagggcgaggagaggaggtttgttgggggaatggggagtgagaagaggagggatggGTGA
- a CDS encoding hypothetical protein (COG:S; EggNog:ENOG503NTZN) — protein sequence MDHTMATTEDSTESPADILPPSEEASPSATSTLSPSATRPPLPDRQVNAANIEDAYVDFILHCNPCVPPGTDTTALREAFRALPKSGGKSFSASLLFDLIKQFDTKQLKTWAELAIKLGVDPPGEGESGQKIQQYAARLKRWMKSMHVDAFFEYLMERGSPYWTEIPDENVPIAELDREGVLAEDDMALRALLPHIKPKRGRRRPGEDDLGKSPSQRPSPRVDEGENGGAWTAEPLIGARRGSVFVFPPPPDPTRLNPSGATFAHDLVQTPLTATPLTTYPYSAITPSSRASFWADEPQSAITPSSRRNAHRRHGAKVVSSAWRRGGANGTGRVRGRPPNSRPVNMEGPFSAFPATPGGFKSASPNPEEGGSASNGNGGVLLPRTSIKNWGVLTASPLTTTSPAVAMPSPIQASPVHPSPVESVHSRPAKRSRLSLQVPERVGGEVRLATPPPPPPVVMVNGQTTTEPSSQAQQQQIQQQQQQQQQQQQQQQQQQQQQPQLLPQAVHVASYPTTANNQPPIAAPNPTQYDPADRTNMTEVEGLFMTDLMNADWFDANGNKIPACSGDEAWAFTQAVLDRLRTTASSHLDFLINLSALAGGGYLMPRKSLKVVKLAELEDRTRYKTHWQLRYGSVVGDFSMEEEVMHAAWKRKKKDGTGGGGGAVDWEQKYRDLMVAFRRKEEESVGFRKRMLDLAREME from the coding sequence ATGGATCATACAATGGCAACGACCGAAGACTCGACCGAGTCCCCCGCAGACATCCTGCCCCCTTCAGAAGAGGCATCACCATCGGCAACTTCAACTCTGTCTCCCTCAGCAACACGCCCTCCATTGCCAGATAGACAGGTCAACGCAGCTAATATCGAGGATGCTTATGTCGATTTTATTCTTCACTGCAACCCCTGTGTGCCACCTGGGACAGACACGACCGCTCTCCGGGAAGCGTTTCGCGCCCTCCCCAAAAGCGGCGGCAAGAGTTTCAGCGCATCTCTTTTGTTTGATCTCATCAAACAGTTCGACACCAAACAGCTCAAGACATGGGCCGAGTTGGCTATCAAGCTGGGGGTTGATCCGCCGGGTGAGGGCGAGAGCGGCCAGAAGATTCAGCAGTACGCCGCCAGACTAAAACGATGGATGAAGTCGATGCATGTGGATGCCTTCTTTGAGTATCTCATGGAGAGAGGGTCGCCCTACTGGACCGAGATACCGGACGAGAATGTCCCGATTGCAGAGCTGGACAGGGAAGGGGTCTTGGCCGAGGACGACATGGCGTTACGGGCCTTGTTGCCACACATCAAGCCCAAGAGGGGCCGGAGGAGACCTGGGGAGGATGACCTGGGAAAGTCACCCTCACAGCGACCATCACCTCGGGTGGATGAAGGCGAGAATGGCGGTGCCTGGACGGCGGAGCCTCTTATCGGCGCGCGAAGAGGAAGCGTCTTTGTGTTTCCCCCTCCGCCAGACCCAACGAGGCTCAACCCATCCGGCGCCACGTTTGCCCACGATCTTGTCCAAACACCGTTGACAGCGACCCCATTGACGACGTACCCTTACTCTGCCATCACACCGTCGTCCAGAGCTTCGTTTTGGGCAGACGAGCCACAATCTGCCATCACACCTTCTTCGAGAAGAAATGCTCACAGACGCCATGGAGCCAAAGTTGTCTCATCagcgtggaggaggggcggggcTAACGGCACCGGGAGAGTCAGGGGTCGTCCTCCAAACAGTCGTCCTGTGAATATGGAGGGGCCGTTTTCTGCCTTTCCAGCTACCCCGGGCGGCTTCAAGTCAGCCTCTCCCAATCCGGAAGAAGGCGGCAGCGCATCAAATGGAAATGGCGGTGTGCTGCTCCCGCGAACGTCAATCAAAAACTGGGGTGTGCTAACTGCGTCTCCTCTCACAACAACATCGCCAGCGGTGGCGATGCCGAGTCCGATTCAGGCATCACCAGTCCACCCGTCACCGGTAGAGTCGGTGCACTCGAGGCCGGCAAAAAGAAGCAGGCTGTCACTGCAGGTTCCAGAGAGGGTAGGTGGTGAGGTGCGGCttgccacaccaccaccaccaccaccagtagTCATGGTTAATGGGCAGACTACTACCGAGCCTTCATCACAagcacaacagcagcaaatacaacaacaacaacaacaacaacaacaacaacaacaacaacaacaacaacaacaacaacaacaaccgcagTTGCTACCACAAGCCGTTCATGTGGCGAGTTACCCAACAActgccaacaaccaaccGCCGATAGCAGCACCCAATCCCACCCAGTATGACCCCGCGGACAGAACAAACATGACTGAAGTCGAAGGCCTCTTCATGACGGACCTGATGAACGCGGACTGGTTCGACGCCAACGGCAACAAAATCCCCGCCTGCTCCGGGGATGAGGCCTGGGCTTTTACCCAAGCTGTCCTCGACCGGCTTCGGACCACGGCGTCGAGTCATTTGGACTTTTTGATCAATCTCAGTGCGTTGGCTGGGGGGGGGTATttgatgccgaggaagagcTTAAAGGTGGTAAAGTTGGCGGAACTGGAGGATCGGACGAGGTACAAGACTCACTGGCAGCTTAGGTATGGGAGCGTGGTGGGGGATTTCAgtatggaggaggaggtcatgCATGCGGcttggaaaaggaagaagaaggatgggacaggagggggagggggggcggtggaTTGGGAGCAAAAGTACAGGGATTTGATGGTGGCGTTtaggaggaaggaggaggagagtgtGGGGTTCAGGAAGAGGATGTTGGATTTGGCTAGGGAGATGGAATGA
- a CDS encoding hypothetical protein (EggNog:ENOG503NVDM; COG:C): MSAQSKPVLPQNDNVAHALAGAGGGILSMALTYPLITLSTRAQVESKRPGSETAFLAAVQKIVAREGVSGLYSGLSSALFGISVTNFVYYYWYEWTRAFFEAAAEKSGRASKKLTTVESMIAGAIAGSATVILTNPIWVVNTRMTTRKAAATEDGEKKDDLEAQKARNKKPSTIGTLLALLKKEGPQALFSGVVPALVLVINPILQYTLFEQMKNAVEKKRRITPGVAFVLGALGKLFATTVTYPYITVKSQMHVEGGKKEGVTEALKRVVREEGYAGLYKGIGPKVSQSVITAACLFALKDVLYEYSVRLRGSMARKALA, from the exons atgtccGCCCAATCCAAGCccgtcctcccccaaaacgaCAATGTCGCCCACGCCCTCGCCGGCGCCGGAGGTGGCATCCTCTCCATGGCCCTGAC TTACCCCCTAATAACTCTCTCCACCCGCGCCCAAGTCGAATCCAAGCGCCCCGGCTCCGAAaccgccttcctcgccgctGTCCAAAAAATCGTCGCCCGCGAAGGCGTCTCGGGCCTCTACTCGggcctctcctccgccctcttcGGCATCTCCGTCACAAACTTTGTCTACTACTACTGGTACGAGTGGACCCGCGCCTTCTTcgaagccgccgccgaaaAGTCGGGTCGCGCCTCCAAGAAGCTCACCACTGTCGAGTCCATGATCGCCGGCGCCATCGCCGGCTCCGCCACCGTTATTCTGACGAACCCCATCTGGGTCGTCAACACGCGCATGACCACCCGCAAGGCTGCCGCCACCGAAgatggggaaaagaaggatgACCTCGAGGCGCAAAAGGCGCGGAACAAGAAGCCGAGCACCATCGGGACGTTGTTGgcgttgttgaagaaggaggggccGCAGGCGTTGTTTAGCGGGGTGGTGCCCGCTTTGGTGTTGGTTATCAACCCCATTTTGCAGTACACGCTGTTTGAGCAGATGAAGAATgcggtggagaagaagaggaggattacTCCCGGGGTTGCGTTTGTGCTGGGCGCGTTGGGCAAGTTGTTTGCTACTACGGTTACGTACCCTTACATCACCGTCAAGAGCCAGATGCACGTCGAGGGGGGCAAGAAGGAGGGTGTTACTGAGGCGctgaagagggtggtgagggaggagggatatGCTGGGCTTTACAAGG GCATCGGTCCCAAGGTGAGCCAGAGCGTCATCACTGCTGCCTGCTTGTTTGCGCTCAAGGATGTGCTCTACGAGTACTCCGTTCGCCTCAGAGGCTCCATGGCGAGAAAGGCCCTTGCCTAA